One window from the genome of Macaca fascicularis isolate 582-1 chromosome 7, T2T-MFA8v1.1 encodes:
- the CCPG1 gene encoding cell cycle progression protein 1 isoform X12: MKIHMGSDIELLNSVTAADSCEPTPECSSLEQEELQALQIEQGESSENGTVLMEETAYPALEETSSTIEAEEEKIPEDGIYIGTASDDSDIVTLEPPKLEEIGNQEVVIVEEAQSSEDFNMGSSSSSQYTFCQPETVFSSQPSDDESSSDETSNQPSPAFRRRRARKKTVSTSESEDRLVAEQETEPSKELSKRQFSSGLNKCVILALVIAISMGFGHFYGTIQIQKRQQLVRKIHEDELNDMKDYLSQCQQEQESFIDYKSLKENLARCWTLTEAEKMSFETQKTNLATENQYLRISLEKEEKALSSLQEELNKLREQIRILEDKGTSTELVRENQKLKQHLEEEKQKKHSFLSQRETLLAEAKMLKRELERERLVTTALRGELQQLSGSQLHGKSDSPNVYTEKKEIAVLRERLSELERKLTFEQQRSDLWERLYVEAKDQSGKQETDGKKKGGRGNHRAKNKSKETFLGSVKETFDAMKNSTKEFVRHHKEKIKQAKEAVKENLKKFSDSVKSTFRHFKDTTKNIFDEKGNKRFGATKEAAEKARTVFSDYLHPQYKAPTENHHNRGPTMQNDGRKEKPVHFKEFRKNTNSKKCSPGHDCRDNSYSFRKACSGVFDCAQQESMSLFNTVVNPIRMDEFRQIIQRYMLKELDTFCHWNELDQFINKFFLNGVFIHDRKLFTDFVNDVKDYLRNMKEYQVDNDGVFEKLDEYIYRHFFGHTFSPPYGPRSVYIKPCHYSSL, from the exons gcagaggaagaaaagataCCTGAAGACGGTATCTATATTGGAACTGCCAGTGATGATTCTGATATTGTTACCCTTGAGCCACCTAAGTTAGAAGAAATTGGAAATCAAGAAGTTGTCATTGTTGAAGAAGCACAGAGTTCAGAAGACTTTAACATGGGCTCTTCCTCTAGCAGCCAGTATACTTTCTGTCAGCCAGAAACTG TATTTTCATCTCAGCCTAGTGACGATGAATCAAGTAGTGATGAAACCAGTaaccagcccagccctgcctttAGACGACGCCGTGCTAGGAAGAAGACTGTTTCTACTTCAGAATCTGAAGACCGGCTAGTTGCTGAACAAGAAACCGAACCTTCTAAGGAGTTGAGTAAACGTCAGTTCAGTAGTGGTCTAAATAAGTGTGTTATACTTGCTTTGGTGATTGCAATCAGCATGGGATTTGGACATTTCTATG gcaCAATTCAGATTCAGAAGCGTCAACAGTTAGTCAGAAAGATACATGAAGATGAATTGAATGATATGAAGGATTATCTTTCCCAGTGTCAACAGGAACAAGAATCTTTCATTGATTATAAG TCATTGAAAGAAAATCTTGCAAGGTGTTGGACACTTACTGAAGCAGAGAAGATGTCCTTTGAAACTCAGAAAACGAACCTTGCTACAGAAAATCAGTATTTAAGAATATCtctggagaaggaagaaaaggcctTATCCTCATTACAGGAAGAGTTAAACAAACTAAGAGAACAGATTAGAATATTGGAAGATAAAGGGACAAGTACTGAATTAGTTAGAGAAAATCAGAAACTTAAGCAGCATTTGGaagaggaaaagcagaaaaaacaCAGCTTTCTTAGTCAAAGAGAGACTCTGTTGGCAGAAGCAAAGATGCTAAAGAGGGAACTGGAGAGAGAACGACTAGTAACTACGGCTTTAAGGGGGGAACTCCAGCAGTTAAGTGGTAGTCAGTTACATGGCAAGTCAGATTCTCCCAATGTATAcactgaaaaaaaggaaatagcagTCTTACGGGAAAGACTCTCTGAGCTGGAACGGAAGTTAACCTTCGAACAGCAGCGTTCTGATTTGTGGGAAAGATTGTATGTTGAGGCGAAAGATCAAAGTGGAAAACAAGAAACggatggaaaaaagaaagggggCAGAGGAAACCACAGGGCTAAAAATAAGTCAAAGGAAACATTTTTGGGTTCAGTTAAGGAAACATTTGATGCCATGAAGAATTCTACCAAGGAGTTTGTGAGGCATCACAAAGAGAAAATTAAGCAGGCTAAAGAAGCTGTGaaggaaaatctgaaaaaattctCAGACTCAGTTAAATCCACTTTCAGACATTTTAAAGATACCACCAAGAATATCTTTGATGAAAAGGGTAATAAAAGATTTGGTGCTACAAAAGAAGCAGCTGAAAAAGCAAGAACAGTTTTTAGTGACTATTTACATCCACAGTATAAGGCACCTACAGAAAACCATCATAATAGAGGCCCTACTATGCAAaatgatggaaggaaagaaaagccagTTCACTTTAAAGAATTcaggaaaaatacaaattcaaagaAATGCAGTCCTGGGCATGATTGTAGAGACAATTCTTATTCTTTCAGAAAGGCTTGTTCTGGTGTATTTGATTGTGCTCAACAAGAGTCCATGAGCCTTTTTAACACAGTGGTGAATCCTATAAGGATGGACGAATTTAGACAGATAATTCAAAGGTACATGTTAAAAGAACTGGATACTTTCTGTCACTGGAACGAACTTGATCAGTTCATCAATAAGTTTTTCCTAAATGGTGTCTTTATACATGATCGGAAGCTCTTCACTGACTTTGTTAATGATGTTAAAGATTATCTTAGAAACATGAAGGAATATCAAGTAGATAATGATGGAGTATTTGAGAAGTtggatgaatatatatatagacactTCTTTGGTCACACTTTTTCCCCTCCATATGGACCCAGGTCGGTTTACATAAAACCATGTCATTACAGTAGTTTGTAA